One stretch of Prunus persica cultivar Lovell chromosome G1, Prunus_persica_NCBIv2, whole genome shotgun sequence DNA includes these proteins:
- the LOC18789883 gene encoding uncharacterized protein LOC18789883 encodes MDHRNRLRFRLRLRRGLFPLPFFIISIFLLLLATTSAGSPTGKSSRSSVFSLFNLKEKSRFWSEAVIRGDFDDLESSIPGKMGVLNYTNAGNIANYLKFLEVDSMYLPVPVNFIFIGFDGKGNQEFKLHPEELERWFTKIDHTFEHTRVPQIGEVLTPFYRISVDKEQRHHLPIVSHINYNFSVHAIQMGEKVTSIFEKAINVFSHKDDSYGNRDDGDALWQVDVDMMDVLFTSLVGYLELENAYNVFILNPKHDSKRAKYGYRRGLSESEIKFLKENKNLQTKILQSGSIPATVLALDKIKRPLYEKHPMTKFAWSVTEDTDTVEWYNACQDALNNVEKLYKGKETVDIVQNKVLQLLKGKNEDMKLLFSKELKSGEFNNLHAECLSDTWIGKERWAFIDLSAGPFSWGPAVGGEGVRTELSSPNVQKTIGAVSEISEDEAEDRLQDAIQEKFAVFGDKDHQAIDILLAEIDIYELFAFKHCKGRKVKLALCEELDERMRDLKNELQSFEGEEYDESHKRKALEALKRMENWNLFSDTHEEFQNYTVARDTFLSHLGANLWGSMRHIISPSIADGAFHYYDKISFQLFFITQEKVRHIKQLPVDLKALMDGLSSLLLPSQKPAFSQHLLPLSEDPALAMAFSVARRAAAVPLLLVNGTYRKSVRSYLDSSIVQYQLQRMNDHGSLKGKLAHSRSTLEVPIFWFIHGEPLLVDKHYQAKALSDMVIVVQSEPSSWESHLQCNGQPLLWDLRRPIKAALAAASEHLAGLLPLHLAYSQAHETAIEDWMWSVGCNPYSITSQGWNISQFQSDTIARSYIITTLEESVQMVNSAIHLLVMERTTEKTFKLVQSQERELIDKYNYVVSLWRRISTVTGELRYVDAMRLLYTLEEASKGFVDQVNTTIAILHPIHCTRERKVHVVFNVTTIPAFLVVLGVLYLVLRPRRPKPKIN; translated from the exons ttATTGGCAACTACATCAGCTGGATCTCCCACTGGAAAAAGCAGCAGGTCATCagtcttctctttatttaacCTTAAAGAGAAGAGTAGGTTTTGGAGTGAAGCTGTTATACGTGGTG attttgatgatttggaATCTTCCATCCCCGGAAAAATGGGTGTTCTCAACTACACAAATGCAG GCAATATTGCAAATTATCTCAAGTTTCTGGAAGTTGATTCTATGTACCTCCCAGTGCCTGTGAACTTCATTTTTATTGGATTTGATGGGAAAGGAAACCAAG AATTCAAGCTTCACCCTGAAGAACTTGAGCGCTGGTTCACAAAAATTGATCATACCTTTGAACATACACGTGTTCCTCAAATTGGAGAAGTCCTCACCCCGTTTTACAGGATTAGTGTAGATAAAGAGCAACGACACCATCTTCCCATCGTCAGTCACATAAACTACAA TTTTTCTGTTCATGCAATACAAATGGGAGAAAAGGTTACTTCGATATTTGAGAAAGCCATAAATGTTTTCTCTCACAAGGATGACTCATATGGTAACAG GGATGACGGGGATGCTCTGTGGCAAGTAGATGTGGACATGATGGATGTTCTTTTCACTAGCCTAGTTGGATATCTTGAACTTGAAAATGCATATAACGTTTTCATCTTGAATCCCAAGCACGACTCAAAAAGAGCTAAATATGGTTACCG GAGAGGTTTATCAGAATCAGAAATAAAATTTCTCAAAGAG aaCAAGAATTTGCAAACCAAAATTCTTCAGTCGGGAAGCATTCCAGCAACTGTTCTTG CTCTTGATAAAATTAAGAGACCTTTGTACGAGAAGCATCCGATGACAAAGTTTGCCTGGTCTGTAACTGAAGACACTGATACG GTTGAATGGTACAATGCATGCCAAGATGCATTGAATAATGTGGAGAAGTTGTACAAAGGGAAGGAAACTGTGGATATCGTGCAGAACAAAGTTTTACAG TTACTGAAAGGGAAGAATGAAGATATGAAGCTTCTTTTCAGTAAGGAACTAAAATCTGGGGAATTCAACAATCTTCATGCTGAATGCCTTTCAGATACATGGATTGGAAAAGAGAg GTGGGCGTTTATTGATTTAAGTGCAGGCCCTTTCTCATGGGGACCAGCTGTTGGTGGGGAAGGTGTTCGGACAGAACTAAGTTCTCCCAATGTGCAAAAAACAATTGGTGCAGTTTCAG AAATTTCAGAAGATGAAGCAGAAGATCGCTTACAAGATGCTATTCAGGAAAAATTTGCCGTATTTGGTGAT AAAGATCATCAGGCCATTGATATTCTTCTTGCGGAGATTGATATATATGAGCTTTTTGCTTTCAAACATTGCAAAGGAAGGAAAGTAAAGCTTGCTCTTTGCGAAG AACTTGATGAGAGAATGAGGGATTTGAAAAATGAGCTCCAATCATTTGAAGGTGAAGAATATGATGAAAGTCATAAGAGAAAGGCTCTAGAGGCATTAAAGCGAATGGAGAATTGGAATTTGTTCAGTGATACTCATGAG GAGTTTCAAAATTACACAGTTGCACGTGatacttttctttctcatttagGTGCAAATTTGTGGGGGTCTATGAGACACATCATATCACCTTCCATAGCAGATGGTGCATTTCATTATTATGATAAGATATCATTTCAGTTATTTTTCATCACGCAGGAG AAAGTTAGACATATTAAACAATTGCCTGTGGATCTCAAGGCTCTAATGGATGGACTCTCCTCTTTGTTGTTACCTTCTCAGAAACCTGCTTTCAGTCAGCACTT GTTACCACTTTCAGAGGATCCTGCTTTGGCAATGGCCTTTTCAGTGGCACGGAGAGCAGCAGCTGTTCCTCTATTGCTTGTTAATGGAACTTACAGGAAATCTGTTCGATCCTATCTTGATTCCTCCATTGTTCAGTATCAGTTGCAGAGAATGAATGATCACGGCTCTTTAAAAG GGAAGCTTGCCCATAGCCGGTCTACACTAGAAGTTCCAATATTTTGGTTCATCCATGGTGAACCATTGTTGGTTGACAAGCATTATCAGGCAAAGGCACTTTCTGATATGGTTATTGTTGTTCAGTCAGAGCCTTCATCCTGGGAGAGCCATCTGCAATGTAATGGGCAGCCACTTTTGTGGGATTTGAG GAGGCCCATCAAAGCTGCGTTGGCTGCGGCTTCTGAACATCTTGCTGGTCTGCTTCCCCTACACCTTGCTTACAGTCAAGCCCATGAAACTGCGATTGAG GACTGGATGTGGTCAGTCGGATGCAACCCGTATTCCATTACTTCTCAAGGATGGAACATTTCCCAATTTCAATCTGATACAATTGCTCGGAGCTATATTATCACAACTCTGGAAGAGTCAGTGCAAATGGTCAATTCAGCCATTCATCTTCTAGTCATGGAGCGTACAA CTGAAAAAACCTTCAAACTTGTTCAGTCTCAGGAGCGTGAACTAATTGACAAGTACAATTATGTTGTTAGTCTATGGAGAAGA ATTTCAACTGTTACTGGAGAATTGCGGTATGTGGACGCCATGAGACTGCTATATACCCTAGAAGAAGCGTCAAAAGG